From a single Clupea harengus chromosome 24, Ch_v2.0.2, whole genome shotgun sequence genomic region:
- the LOC116219217 gene encoding B-cell receptor CD22-like isoform X2: MVFKGMNVFLAQFLLTALHVSWITNKTGQVALSITDLRVKECAVVEKQNQTELTCSTSCSLGSNTQYVWYKNGQPLQEMTTAYMLLYSTRPSEEGNYSCAVRGYEARRSPVVCAPRKQCWGVTYSSNSICALMGSSVDISCTYKYPRDHRVSKTFWFNKRKSRRLWVDLSLDKDYQNHTEYVGNKENSCTLRLKDMRESHSGEYAFRFTTQQGDTYSGLPGVNISVTALQVVVTPAVITEGERVTLTCSTSCTLSDKPTFIWYKNSVIYKHANTSGKNLYFNPVRGHDSSNYSCAVKGHKSLSSTAVFLNVRYLPKSVSASLSPFGEIVEGSSVTLTCSSDANPPVHNYTWHFSTTTLSMVKGTGESLSFNVTPVYSGLYHCEARNEIGSQNSNQVSVFFEVEHAVALTVKAGIILFMILAMLALGIVCARTWKAKSTAGAQVDNTQSDLSAVYSSISARPTTSGLTQRAESHDQGDVQYASVHFRCAYRQEGQKPEASATGPEEDCIVYSNVRNRSQL, translated from the exons ATGGTTTTTAAAGGCATGAACGTATTTTTGGCCCAATTTCTCCTAACAG CTCTTCATGTGAGTTGGATAACAAACAAGACTGGACAAGTTGCACTTTCAATCACAG ACCTGCGGGTGAAGGAGTGTGCTGTTGTAGAGAAACAAAatcagactgaactgacctgcagcacctcctgcagcttgggctctaacactcagtatgtctggtacaagaatggacagcctctacAAGAAATGACCACAGCCTACATGTTACTGTACTCAACCAGACCATCAGAAGAGGGAAACTACTCCTGTGCCGTGAGAGGTTACGAGGCTCGCCGTTCCCctgttgtgt GTGCTCCAAGAAaacagtgttggggtgtgacctactcatctaacagcatctgtgcATTAATGGGGTCATCAGTGGATATTTCCTGCACTTACAAATATCCCAGAGATCACCGCGTCAGCAAAACCTTCTGGTTTAACAAGCGGAAATCAAGACGTCTCTGGGTAGATCTAAGTTTGGATAAAGActatcaaaaccacacagagtatgttgggaataaagagaatagttgtaccctgagactgaaagacatgagagagagtcactctggagaatatgccTTCAGGTTTACAACACAACAGGGTGACACttactctggattacctggagtcaacatctctgttacag CTCTGCAGGTGGTAGTGACTCCAGCTGtaatcacagagggagagagagtgacactgacctgcagcacctcctgcactCTGAGTGACAAGCCCACattcatctggtacaagaactCTGTGATctacaaacacgcaaacacatctGGCAAGAACCTTTACTTCAACCCAGTACGAGGCCATGACTCAAGCAATTACTCCTGCGCTGTTAAAGGACACAAGAGtctctcctccactgctgtGTTTCTCAACGTCAGGT ATTTACCAAAGAGTGTGTCAGCGTCATTGAGTCCTTTTGGTgaaatagtggagggcagttctgtgactctgacctgcagcagtgatgccaacccaccagtgcacaactacacctggcATTTCAGTACTACAACACTATCTATGGTCAAAGGCACAGGGGAGAGTCTCAGCTTCAACGTGACCCCTGTTTACAGTGGACTTTACCACTGTGAGGCAAGGAATGAAATAGGCTCCCAGAACTCCAATcaagtttcagttttttttgaAG TGGAACACGCGGTTGCCTTGACTGTGAAAGCTGGAATAATCCTCTTCATGATTCTTGCCATGTTGGCTCTCGGGATTGTGTGTGCAAG GACGTGGAAAGCTAAATCAACTGCAGGTGCACAGGTGGataacacacag AGTGACCTCAGCGCTGTGTACAGCAGCATCTCAGCGAGGCCTACGACCTCTGGCCTTacacagagagcagagtctCATGATCAGGGTGACGTCCAGTACGCCAGCGTTCATTTCCGTTGCGCTTACCGACAGGAAGGCCAGAAGCCTGAAGCGTCTGCCACAGG GCCTGAAGAGGACTGCATCGTGTACAGTAACGTGAGAAACCGCTCACAGCTCTGA
- the LOC116219217 gene encoding B-cell receptor CD22-like isoform X1, whose amino-acid sequence MVFKGMNVFLAQFLLTAVQCQWSVTYSSMRACGLKGASVVLPCTYDYPWKSRGDTYQGGEWYKDQSGIVREHSKSDYPDCSLKIDKLSEDHFGVYHFRFYTALHVSWITNKTGQVALSITDLRVKECAVVEKQNQTELTCSTSCSLGSNTQYVWYKNGQPLQEMTTAYMLLYSTRPSEEGNYSCAVRGYEARRSPVVCAPRKQCWGVTYSSNSICALMGSSVDISCTYKYPRDHRVSKTFWFNKRKSRRLWVDLSLDKDYQNHTEYVGNKENSCTLRLKDMRESHSGEYAFRFTTQQGDTYSGLPGVNISVTALQVVVTPAVITEGERVTLTCSTSCTLSDKPTFIWYKNSVIYKHANTSGKNLYFNPVRGHDSSNYSCAVKGHKSLSSTAVFLNVRYLPKSVSASLSPFGEIVEGSSVTLTCSSDANPPVHNYTWHFSTTTLSMVKGTGESLSFNVTPVYSGLYHCEARNEIGSQNSNQVSVFFEVEHAVALTVKAGIILFMILAMLALGIVCARTWKAKSTAGAQVDNTQSDLSAVYSSISARPTTSGLTQRAESHDQGDVQYASVHFRCAYRQEGQKPEASATGPEEDCIVYSNVRNRSQL is encoded by the exons ATGGTTTTTAAAGGCATGAACGTATTTTTGGCCCAATTTCTCCTAACAG CTGTGCAGTGTCAATGGAGTGTGACGTACTCCTCTATGAGGGCAtgtggccttaaaggggcatcagtggtcctgccctgcacATATGACTACCCTTGGAAAAGTCGTGGAGACACATATCAGGGAGGAGAGTGGTATAAAGATCAGAGTGGGATAGTCAGAGAACACAGCAAATCTGATTATCCTGACTGTAGCCTGAAAATAGACAAACTTTCAGAAGATCACTTTGGTGTTTATCACTTTCGGTTTTACACAGCTCTTCATGTGAGTTGGATAACAAACAAGACTGGACAAGTTGCACTTTCAATCACAG ACCTGCGGGTGAAGGAGTGTGCTGTTGTAGAGAAACAAAatcagactgaactgacctgcagcacctcctgcagcttgggctctaacactcagtatgtctggtacaagaatggacagcctctacAAGAAATGACCACAGCCTACATGTTACTGTACTCAACCAGACCATCAGAAGAGGGAAACTACTCCTGTGCCGTGAGAGGTTACGAGGCTCGCCGTTCCCctgttgtgt GTGCTCCAAGAAaacagtgttggggtgtgacctactcatctaacagcatctgtgcATTAATGGGGTCATCAGTGGATATTTCCTGCACTTACAAATATCCCAGAGATCACCGCGTCAGCAAAACCTTCTGGTTTAACAAGCGGAAATCAAGACGTCTCTGGGTAGATCTAAGTTTGGATAAAGActatcaaaaccacacagagtatgttgggaataaagagaatagttgtaccctgagactgaaagacatgagagagagtcactctggagaatatgccTTCAGGTTTACAACACAACAGGGTGACACttactctggattacctggagtcaacatctctgttacag CTCTGCAGGTGGTAGTGACTCCAGCTGtaatcacagagggagagagagtgacactgacctgcagcacctcctgcactCTGAGTGACAAGCCCACattcatctggtacaagaactCTGTGATctacaaacacgcaaacacatctGGCAAGAACCTTTACTTCAACCCAGTACGAGGCCATGACTCAAGCAATTACTCCTGCGCTGTTAAAGGACACAAGAGtctctcctccactgctgtGTTTCTCAACGTCAGGT ATTTACCAAAGAGTGTGTCAGCGTCATTGAGTCCTTTTGGTgaaatagtggagggcagttctgtgactctgacctgcagcagtgatgccaacccaccagtgcacaactacacctggcATTTCAGTACTACAACACTATCTATGGTCAAAGGCACAGGGGAGAGTCTCAGCTTCAACGTGACCCCTGTTTACAGTGGACTTTACCACTGTGAGGCAAGGAATGAAATAGGCTCCCAGAACTCCAATcaagtttcagttttttttgaAG TGGAACACGCGGTTGCCTTGACTGTGAAAGCTGGAATAATCCTCTTCATGATTCTTGCCATGTTGGCTCTCGGGATTGTGTGTGCAAG GACGTGGAAAGCTAAATCAACTGCAGGTGCACAGGTGGataacacacag AGTGACCTCAGCGCTGTGTACAGCAGCATCTCAGCGAGGCCTACGACCTCTGGCCTTacacagagagcagagtctCATGATCAGGGTGACGTCCAGTACGCCAGCGTTCATTTCCGTTGCGCTTACCGACAGGAAGGCCAGAAGCCTGAAGCGTCTGCCACAGG GCCTGAAGAGGACTGCATCGTGTACAGTAACGTGAGAAACCGCTCACAGCTCTGA